The following coding sequences are from one Leptospira stimsonii window:
- a CDS encoding tetratricopeptide repeat protein, protein MGQNLAVSNFTSIEESAWECFETGSYEEVIAIAKKNPSHVFLNHLSGIAEFESGAETGINYFLKGSSVLSPLVEAYLLKEGGKLREAAKKFHEYFRSSSVPVAYSILRTGILASEDAVDFKTVLDLLAIYKGRFTNDYFCKTEFFANYHLRKYKEAVQVFAENAKRLTGERDVLGALGLALVHLGNFEEAKTVLQRIPGYEELPTFEEKKKEFSEKIASIPKMEAKRKSLSSSELIDLGFAYLFSENFKKAEEVFSELVAAQS, encoded by the coding sequence ATGGGTCAGAATTTAGCAGTATCCAATTTCACTTCCATTGAAGAATCGGCTTGGGAATGTTTCGAAACGGGTTCCTATGAAGAAGTGATCGCGATTGCGAAGAAAAATCCGAGTCATGTATTTTTAAATCACCTGAGTGGAATTGCTGAGTTTGAATCCGGGGCAGAAACCGGGATCAATTACTTTCTAAAAGGATCCTCCGTTCTAAGCCCGCTCGTCGAAGCCTATCTTCTGAAGGAAGGCGGAAAACTCAGAGAAGCCGCGAAGAAGTTTCACGAGTATTTTCGTTCTTCTTCGGTTCCGGTCGCGTATTCCATTCTAAGGACCGGAATTCTGGCCAGTGAGGACGCGGTTGATTTCAAGACCGTATTGGATCTTCTGGCGATCTACAAAGGAAGATTTACAAACGATTACTTTTGTAAGACAGAATTCTTTGCAAATTATCATCTAAGAAAATACAAGGAAGCCGTACAGGTTTTTGCAGAAAATGCAAAACGACTCACGGGTGAGAGAGACGTTTTGGGTGCTCTTGGTTTGGCCTTGGTTCATCTAGGAAATTTTGAAGAAGCGAAGACGGTTCTTCAGAGAATTCCAGGATACGAAGAACTCCCTACTTTCGAAGAAAAAAAGAAAGAATTTTCCGAGAAGATCGCGAGTATTCCTAAGATGGAAGCGAAGAGAAAATCTCTTTCTTCTTCCGAGCTGATCGATCTGGGTTTTGCGTATCTTTTCTCCGAGAATTTCAAAAAAGCGGAAGAGGTTTTTAGCGAACTCGTGGCGGCACAAAGCTAA